One Cinclus cinclus chromosome 24, bCinCin1.1, whole genome shotgun sequence genomic window carries:
- the PGAP3 gene encoding post-GPI attachment to proteins factor 3 isoform X2, producing MAARAALLLLLMAAAAPGPARASQGDREPLYRECLSRCERQNCSGAALRHFRARQPLYMGLTGWTCRDECKYECMWLTVRLYQQGGHRVPQFHGKWPFSRFLFFQEPASAFASFLNGLASLVMLLRYRAAVPPAAPTYPTCVAFAWKLDYFCASAVILHSVYLCCVRTLGLQRPALISIFRAFLLLFLAGHISYLSLVRFDYGYNLVANAAAGMLTVAWWLRWCLRQGRRLPHVWKCAAAVLLLQALALLELLDFPPLLWVLDAHALWHIGTIPLNVLFYSFLMDDSLYLLKANSDLFKVD from the exons atgGCGGCGCGGGCcgcgctgctgctgcttctcatggcggcggcggcgccgggcccggcccgggcctCTCAGGGGGACCGGGAACCGCTGTACCGGGAGTGCCTGAGCCGCTGCGAGCGGCAGAACTGCTCGGGAGCGGCACTACGGCACTTCCGCGCCCGGCAGCCGCTCTACATGGGCCTGACAG GCTGGACGTGCCGGGATGAGTGCAAGTACGAGTGCATGTGGCTGACGGTGCGGCTGTACCAGCAGGGTGGCCACCGCGTGCCCCAGTTCCATGGAAAG tggCCCTTCTCCCGGTTCCTGTTTTTCCAGGAGCCAGCCTCTGCCTTCGCCTCCTTCCTCAACGGCCTGGCCAGCCTGGTGATGCTGCTGCGCTACCGGGCGGCCGTGCCCCCCGCCGCCCCCACCTACCCCACCTGCGTCGCCTTCGCCTGG aaacTGGATTATTTCTGTGCTTCGGCCGTCATCCTGCACTCCGTGTACCTGTGCTGTGTCAG GACGCTGGGGCTGCAGCGCCCGGCCTTAATCAGCATCTTCAGGgccttcctcctgctcttcctcgCTGGCCACATCTCCTACCTGAGCCTTGTACGCTTTGACTATGGCTACAACCTGGTGGCCAACGCTGCTGCTG GAATGCTGACGGTGGCGTGGTGGCTGCGGTGGTGCCTGCGGCAGGGCCGGCGCCTCCCGCACGTGTGGAAATGCGCGGCCgcggtgctgctgctccaggcgCTGGCGCTGCTCGAGCTCCTCGACTTCCCGCCCCTGCTCTGGGTGCTGGACGCCCACGCGCTCTGGCACATCGGGACCATCCCCCTCAACGTGCTCTTCTACAG TTTCCTGATGGACGACAGCCTCTACCTCCTGAAGGCCAACTCTGACCTCTTCAAAGTGGACTAG
- the STARD3 gene encoding stAR-related lipid transfer protein 3 isoform X1, translated as MSKPTDLQHDLERSLPAIASISSSFSQSQGFSPYFFSPEKRKAISDVRRTFCLFVTFDLLFISLLWIIELNTKVGIKENLKDEIINYKFKTSFFDIFLLALFRFVVLLLGYAVVRLRHWWVIAVTTLVSSAFLIVKVILSELLTKGAFGYLLPIVSFVIAWLETWFLDFKVLTQEAEEERWFLAAQAAASRPLLYPRALSEGQFYSPPESFAGSDNESDEEGVGRKALTTQEKEYVRQGKEAMEVVDQILAQEENWKFEKNNDFGDVVYTFEIPFHGKTFILKAFLQCSPEMVYQEVILQPEKMILWNRTVAACQILQRVEDNTIVSYDVAAGAAGGVVSPRDFVNVRRIERRRDRYVSSGMSTTHSLKPPLSKYVRGENGPGGFIVLKCPSNAKVCTFIWILNTDLKGRLPRYLIHQSLAATMFEFAFHLRQRVAELCSKP; from the exons ATGAGCAAGCCCACGGACCTGCAGCACGACCTGGAACGCAGCCTCCCAGCCATTGCCTCCATCAGCTCCTCCTTCTCCCAGAGCCAGGGCTTCTCCCCGTACTTCTTCTCCCCCGAGAAGAGAAAAGCCATCTCGGATGTGAGGAGGACCTTCTGCCTCTTTGTCACCTTCGACCTGCTCTTCATCTCCCTGTTGTGGATCATCGAGCTGAAT ACCAAGGTGGGCATTAAGGAGAACCTGAAGGATGAGATCATCAACTACAAATTCAAGACCTCGTTCTTTGATATCTTT CTCTTGGCTCTGTTTCGCTTTGTTGTGCTGCTCTTGGGCTACGCCGTTGTCCGCCTGCGCCACTGGTGGGTCATCGCG GTCACTACACTGGTATCCAGTGCCTTCCTGATTGTGAAGGTTATCCTCTCCGAG CTTCTGACCAAAGGGGCTTTTGGGTATTTACTTCCCATCGTCTCGTTTGTCATTGCTTGGTTGGAGACCTGGTTCCTGGATTTTAAAGTCCTAACTCAGGAAGCAGAAGAGGAACGAT GGTTCCTggcagcccaggctgcagcctcaAGGCCACTACTGTACCCCCGAGCTCTCTCCGAGGGACAGTTCTACTCCCCACCCGAGTCCTTTGCAG GCTCAGACAACGAGTCTGATGAGGAAGGTGTGGGGAGGAAGGCCTTGACAACTCAG GAAAAGGAGTATGTCCGACAAGGCAAAGAGGCCATGGAGGTTGTGGACCAAATCCTCGCCCAAGAGGAGAACTGGAAGTTTGAGAAAAACAAT GACTTCGGTGATGTTGTTTACACTTTTGAAATCCCTTTCCATGGCAAGACCTTTATTTTAAAG GCTTTCCTGCAGTGCTCTCCTGAAATGGTTTACCAGGAGGTGATTCTGCAGCCCGAGAAGATGATCCTGTGGAACAGAACAGTGGCAGCTTGCCAG ATCTTGCAGCGGGTTGAGGACAACACGATCGTCTCGTACGACGTGGCGGCTGGAGCTGCCGGCGGGGTGGTGTCCCCAAG GGATTTCGTGAATGTGCGTCGGATCGAGAGGAGGAGAGACAGGTACGTTTCCTCAGGGATGTCGACCACGCACAGCCTGAAGCCTCCGCTCTCCAAGTACGTCAG GGGTGAGAATGGACCTGGTGGATTCATCGTCCTGAAATGTCCCAGCAATGCCAAGGTCTGCACCTTCATCTGGATTCTTAACACAGATCTGAAG GGTCGCCTGCCCCGGTACCTGATCCACCAGAGCCTGGCTGCCACCATGTTTGAGTTCGCCTTCCACCTGCGCCAGCGCGTGGCCGAGCTCTGCTCCAAGCCCTGA
- the STARD3 gene encoding stAR-related lipid transfer protein 3 isoform X2, whose translation MSKPTDLQHDLERSLPAIASISSSFSQSQGFSPYFFSPEKRKAISDVRRTFCLFVTFDLLFISLLWIIELNTKVGIKENLKDEIINYKFKTSFFDIFVTTLVSSAFLIVKVILSELLTKGAFGYLLPIVSFVIAWLETWFLDFKVLTQEAEEERWFLAAQAAASRPLLYPRALSEGQFYSPPESFAGSDNESDEEGVGRKALTTQEKEYVRQGKEAMEVVDQILAQEENWKFEKNNDFGDVVYTFEIPFHGKTFILKAFLQCSPEMVYQEVILQPEKMILWNRTVAACQILQRVEDNTIVSYDVAAGAAGGVVSPRDFVNVRRIERRRDRYVSSGMSTTHSLKPPLSKYVRGENGPGGFIVLKCPSNAKVCTFIWILNTDLKGRLPRYLIHQSLAATMFEFAFHLRQRVAELCSKP comes from the exons ATGAGCAAGCCCACGGACCTGCAGCACGACCTGGAACGCAGCCTCCCAGCCATTGCCTCCATCAGCTCCTCCTTCTCCCAGAGCCAGGGCTTCTCCCCGTACTTCTTCTCCCCCGAGAAGAGAAAAGCCATCTCGGATGTGAGGAGGACCTTCTGCCTCTTTGTCACCTTCGACCTGCTCTTCATCTCCCTGTTGTGGATCATCGAGCTGAAT ACCAAGGTGGGCATTAAGGAGAACCTGAAGGATGAGATCATCAACTACAAATTCAAGACCTCGTTCTTTGATATCTTT GTCACTACACTGGTATCCAGTGCCTTCCTGATTGTGAAGGTTATCCTCTCCGAG CTTCTGACCAAAGGGGCTTTTGGGTATTTACTTCCCATCGTCTCGTTTGTCATTGCTTGGTTGGAGACCTGGTTCCTGGATTTTAAAGTCCTAACTCAGGAAGCAGAAGAGGAACGAT GGTTCCTggcagcccaggctgcagcctcaAGGCCACTACTGTACCCCCGAGCTCTCTCCGAGGGACAGTTCTACTCCCCACCCGAGTCCTTTGCAG GCTCAGACAACGAGTCTGATGAGGAAGGTGTGGGGAGGAAGGCCTTGACAACTCAG GAAAAGGAGTATGTCCGACAAGGCAAAGAGGCCATGGAGGTTGTGGACCAAATCCTCGCCCAAGAGGAGAACTGGAAGTTTGAGAAAAACAAT GACTTCGGTGATGTTGTTTACACTTTTGAAATCCCTTTCCATGGCAAGACCTTTATTTTAAAG GCTTTCCTGCAGTGCTCTCCTGAAATGGTTTACCAGGAGGTGATTCTGCAGCCCGAGAAGATGATCCTGTGGAACAGAACAGTGGCAGCTTGCCAG ATCTTGCAGCGGGTTGAGGACAACACGATCGTCTCGTACGACGTGGCGGCTGGAGCTGCCGGCGGGGTGGTGTCCCCAAG GGATTTCGTGAATGTGCGTCGGATCGAGAGGAGGAGAGACAGGTACGTTTCCTCAGGGATGTCGACCACGCACAGCCTGAAGCCTCCGCTCTCCAAGTACGTCAG GGGTGAGAATGGACCTGGTGGATTCATCGTCCTGAAATGTCCCAGCAATGCCAAGGTCTGCACCTTCATCTGGATTCTTAACACAGATCTGAAG GGTCGCCTGCCCCGGTACCTGATCCACCAGAGCCTGGCTGCCACCATGTTTGAGTTCGCCTTCCACCTGCGCCAGCGCGTGGCCGAGCTCTGCTCCAAGCCCTGA
- the PGAP3 gene encoding post-GPI attachment to proteins factor 3 isoform X5, with protein MAARAALLLLLMAAAAPGPARASQGDREPLYRECLSRCERQNCSGAALRHFRARQPLYMGLTGWTCRDECKYECMWLTVRLYQQGGHRVPQFHGKWPFSRFLFFQEPASAFASFLNGLASLVMLLRYRAAVPPAAPTYPTCVAFAWVSLNAWFWSTVFHTRDTALTEKLDYFCASAVILHSVYLCCVSFLMDDSLYLLKANSDLFKVD; from the exons atgGCGGCGCGGGCcgcgctgctgctgcttctcatggcggcggcggcgccgggcccggcccgggcctCTCAGGGGGACCGGGAACCGCTGTACCGGGAGTGCCTGAGCCGCTGCGAGCGGCAGAACTGCTCGGGAGCGGCACTACGGCACTTCCGCGCCCGGCAGCCGCTCTACATGGGCCTGACAG GCTGGACGTGCCGGGATGAGTGCAAGTACGAGTGCATGTGGCTGACGGTGCGGCTGTACCAGCAGGGTGGCCACCGCGTGCCCCAGTTCCATGGAAAG tggCCCTTCTCCCGGTTCCTGTTTTTCCAGGAGCCAGCCTCTGCCTTCGCCTCCTTCCTCAACGGCCTGGCCAGCCTGGTGATGCTGCTGCGCTACCGGGCGGCCGTGCCCCCCGCCGCCCCCACCTACCCCACCTGCGTCGCCTTCGCCTGG GTTTCCTTAAATGCATGGTTCTGGTCCACCGTATTCCACACGAGGGACACAGCACTGACGGAG aaacTGGATTATTTCTGTGCTTCGGCCGTCATCCTGCACTCCGTGTACCTGTGCTGTGTCAG TTTCCTGATGGACGACAGCCTCTACCTCCTGAAGGCCAACTCTGACCTCTTCAAAGTGGACTAG
- the PGAP3 gene encoding post-GPI attachment to proteins factor 3 isoform X3, producing the protein MAARAALLLLLMAAAAPGPARASQGDREPLYRECLSRCERQNCSGAALRHFRARQPLYMGLTGWTCRDECKYECMWLTVRLYQQGGHRVPQFHGKVSLNAWFWSTVFHTRDTALTEKLDYFCASAVILHSVYLCCVRTLGLQRPALISIFRAFLLLFLAGHISYLSLVRFDYGYNLVANAAAGMLTVAWWLRWCLRQGRRLPHVWKCAAAVLLLQALALLELLDFPPLLWVLDAHALWHIGTIPLNVLFYSFLMDDSLYLLKANSDLFKVD; encoded by the exons atgGCGGCGCGGGCcgcgctgctgctgcttctcatggcggcggcggcgccgggcccggcccgggcctCTCAGGGGGACCGGGAACCGCTGTACCGGGAGTGCCTGAGCCGCTGCGAGCGGCAGAACTGCTCGGGAGCGGCACTACGGCACTTCCGCGCCCGGCAGCCGCTCTACATGGGCCTGACAG GCTGGACGTGCCGGGATGAGTGCAAGTACGAGTGCATGTGGCTGACGGTGCGGCTGTACCAGCAGGGTGGCCACCGCGTGCCCCAGTTCCATGGAAAG GTTTCCTTAAATGCATGGTTCTGGTCCACCGTATTCCACACGAGGGACACAGCACTGACGGAG aaacTGGATTATTTCTGTGCTTCGGCCGTCATCCTGCACTCCGTGTACCTGTGCTGTGTCAG GACGCTGGGGCTGCAGCGCCCGGCCTTAATCAGCATCTTCAGGgccttcctcctgctcttcctcgCTGGCCACATCTCCTACCTGAGCCTTGTACGCTTTGACTATGGCTACAACCTGGTGGCCAACGCTGCTGCTG GAATGCTGACGGTGGCGTGGTGGCTGCGGTGGTGCCTGCGGCAGGGCCGGCGCCTCCCGCACGTGTGGAAATGCGCGGCCgcggtgctgctgctccaggcgCTGGCGCTGCTCGAGCTCCTCGACTTCCCGCCCCTGCTCTGGGTGCTGGACGCCCACGCGCTCTGGCACATCGGGACCATCCCCCTCAACGTGCTCTTCTACAG TTTCCTGATGGACGACAGCCTCTACCTCCTGAAGGCCAACTCTGACCTCTTCAAAGTGGACTAG
- the PGAP3 gene encoding post-GPI attachment to proteins factor 3 isoform X1, whose amino-acid sequence MAARAALLLLLMAAAAPGPARASQGDREPLYRECLSRCERQNCSGAALRHFRARQPLYMGLTGWTCRDECKYECMWLTVRLYQQGGHRVPQFHGKWPFSRFLFFQEPASAFASFLNGLASLVMLLRYRAAVPPAAPTYPTCVAFAWVSLNAWFWSTVFHTRDTALTEKLDYFCASAVILHSVYLCCVRTLGLQRPALISIFRAFLLLFLAGHISYLSLVRFDYGYNLVANAAAGMLTVAWWLRWCLRQGRRLPHVWKCAAAVLLLQALALLELLDFPPLLWVLDAHALWHIGTIPLNVLFYSFLMDDSLYLLKANSDLFKVD is encoded by the exons atgGCGGCGCGGGCcgcgctgctgctgcttctcatggcggcggcggcgccgggcccggcccgggcctCTCAGGGGGACCGGGAACCGCTGTACCGGGAGTGCCTGAGCCGCTGCGAGCGGCAGAACTGCTCGGGAGCGGCACTACGGCACTTCCGCGCCCGGCAGCCGCTCTACATGGGCCTGACAG GCTGGACGTGCCGGGATGAGTGCAAGTACGAGTGCATGTGGCTGACGGTGCGGCTGTACCAGCAGGGTGGCCACCGCGTGCCCCAGTTCCATGGAAAG tggCCCTTCTCCCGGTTCCTGTTTTTCCAGGAGCCAGCCTCTGCCTTCGCCTCCTTCCTCAACGGCCTGGCCAGCCTGGTGATGCTGCTGCGCTACCGGGCGGCCGTGCCCCCCGCCGCCCCCACCTACCCCACCTGCGTCGCCTTCGCCTGG GTTTCCTTAAATGCATGGTTCTGGTCCACCGTATTCCACACGAGGGACACAGCACTGACGGAG aaacTGGATTATTTCTGTGCTTCGGCCGTCATCCTGCACTCCGTGTACCTGTGCTGTGTCAG GACGCTGGGGCTGCAGCGCCCGGCCTTAATCAGCATCTTCAGGgccttcctcctgctcttcctcgCTGGCCACATCTCCTACCTGAGCCTTGTACGCTTTGACTATGGCTACAACCTGGTGGCCAACGCTGCTGCTG GAATGCTGACGGTGGCGTGGTGGCTGCGGTGGTGCCTGCGGCAGGGCCGGCGCCTCCCGCACGTGTGGAAATGCGCGGCCgcggtgctgctgctccaggcgCTGGCGCTGCTCGAGCTCCTCGACTTCCCGCCCCTGCTCTGGGTGCTGGACGCCCACGCGCTCTGGCACATCGGGACCATCCCCCTCAACGTGCTCTTCTACAG TTTCCTGATGGACGACAGCCTCTACCTCCTGAAGGCCAACTCTGACCTCTTCAAAGTGGACTAG
- the PGAP3 gene encoding post-GPI attachment to proteins factor 3 isoform X6, giving the protein MAARAALLLLLMAAAAPGPARASQGDREPLYRECLSRCERQNCSGAALRHFRARQPLYMGLTGWTCRDECKYECMWLTVRLYQQGGHRVPQFHGKWPFSRFLFFQEPASAFASFLNGLASLVMLLRYRAAVPPAAPTYPTCVAFAWKLDYFCASAVILHSVYLCCVSFLMDDSLYLLKANSDLFKVD; this is encoded by the exons atgGCGGCGCGGGCcgcgctgctgctgcttctcatggcggcggcggcgccgggcccggcccgggcctCTCAGGGGGACCGGGAACCGCTGTACCGGGAGTGCCTGAGCCGCTGCGAGCGGCAGAACTGCTCGGGAGCGGCACTACGGCACTTCCGCGCCCGGCAGCCGCTCTACATGGGCCTGACAG GCTGGACGTGCCGGGATGAGTGCAAGTACGAGTGCATGTGGCTGACGGTGCGGCTGTACCAGCAGGGTGGCCACCGCGTGCCCCAGTTCCATGGAAAG tggCCCTTCTCCCGGTTCCTGTTTTTCCAGGAGCCAGCCTCTGCCTTCGCCTCCTTCCTCAACGGCCTGGCCAGCCTGGTGATGCTGCTGCGCTACCGGGCGGCCGTGCCCCCCGCCGCCCCCACCTACCCCACCTGCGTCGCCTTCGCCTGG aaacTGGATTATTTCTGTGCTTCGGCCGTCATCCTGCACTCCGTGTACCTGTGCTGTGTCAG TTTCCTGATGGACGACAGCCTCTACCTCCTGAAGGCCAACTCTGACCTCTTCAAAGTGGACTAG
- the PNMT gene encoding phenylethanolamine N-methyltransferase — translation MNSPDALREGYEHFDPRAYLRNNYLPPRADFSSEEFVVPWKLRCLAETFASGEIRGRTLIDVGSGPTIYQLLSACDHFEEIVATDYLAVNREELGRWARGEPGAFDWSPFIQHVCKIEGRGEPWQDKERRLRQRLRRILPIDVHRPEPLGAPLRPPADALLSAFCLEAVSPDRAAFVRALAHVGNLLRPGGHALLLGALGESFYLAGPARLPVVPLQESDVREALAAAGFALRELRSYAMPPALRTGVDDVDGVFFAHAQKPLEG, via the exons ATGAACAGCCCGGACGCGCTCCGCGAGGGCTACGAGCACTTCGACCCCCGCGCGTACCTGCGCAACAATTACCTCCCGCCCCGGGCCGACTTCTCCTCCGAGGAGTTCGTGGTGCCCTGGAAGCTGCGATGTTTGGCCGAGACCTTCGCCAGTG GTGAGATCCGGGGGCGGACGTTGATCGATGTGGGCTCGGGTCCCACCATCTACCAACTGCTGAGCGCCTGCGACCACTTCGAGGAGATCGTGGCCACCGATTACCTGGCGGTGAACCGGGAGGAGCTGGGCCGGTGGGCACGGGGCGAGCCCGGAGCCTTCGACTGGAGCCCCTTCATCCAGCACGTCTGCAAGATCGAGGGGCGCGG GGAGCCGTGGCAGGACAAGGAGCGGCGTCTCCGCCAGCGTCTCCGGCGGATCCTGCCCATCGACGTTCACCGGCCGGAGCCTCTGGGGGCCCCGCTGCGCCCCCCAGCCGATGCGCTGCTCTCCGCCTTCTGCCTGGAGGCCGTGAGCCCCGACCGCGCCGCCTTCGTGCGGGCGCTGGCCCACGTAGGCAACCTGCTTCGCCCGGGGGGCCACGCGCTGCTGCTGGGGGCCCTGGGCGAGTCTTTCTACCTGGCGGGCCCCGCTCGCCTGCCCGTGGTGCCGCTGCAGGAATCGGACGTGCGGGAGGCGCTGGCGGCCGCCGGCTTCGCGCTGCGGGAGCTGCGGAGTTACGCGATGCCCCCCGCGCTCCGCACCGGCGTGGATGATGTGGACGGGGTGTTCTTCGCCCACGCGCAGAAGCCGCTGGAAGGCTGA
- the PGAP3 gene encoding post-GPI attachment to proteins factor 3 isoform X4, which produces MAARAALLLLLMAAAAPGPARASQGDREPLYRECLSRCERQNCSGAALRHFRARQPLYMGLTGWTCRDECKYECMWLTVRLYQQGGHRVPQFHGKWPFSRFLFFQEPASAFASFLNGLASLVMLLRYRAAVPPAAPTYPTCVAFAWVSLNAWFWSTVFHTRDTALTEKLDYFCASAVILHSVYLCCVRTLGLQRPALISIFRAFLLLFLAGHISYLSLVRFDYGYNLVANAAAGMLTAIWTPPHPCILFSQKC; this is translated from the exons atgGCGGCGCGGGCcgcgctgctgctgcttctcatggcggcggcggcgccgggcccggcccgggcctCTCAGGGGGACCGGGAACCGCTGTACCGGGAGTGCCTGAGCCGCTGCGAGCGGCAGAACTGCTCGGGAGCGGCACTACGGCACTTCCGCGCCCGGCAGCCGCTCTACATGGGCCTGACAG GCTGGACGTGCCGGGATGAGTGCAAGTACGAGTGCATGTGGCTGACGGTGCGGCTGTACCAGCAGGGTGGCCACCGCGTGCCCCAGTTCCATGGAAAG tggCCCTTCTCCCGGTTCCTGTTTTTCCAGGAGCCAGCCTCTGCCTTCGCCTCCTTCCTCAACGGCCTGGCCAGCCTGGTGATGCTGCTGCGCTACCGGGCGGCCGTGCCCCCCGCCGCCCCCACCTACCCCACCTGCGTCGCCTTCGCCTGG GTTTCCTTAAATGCATGGTTCTGGTCCACCGTATTCCACACGAGGGACACAGCACTGACGGAG aaacTGGATTATTTCTGTGCTTCGGCCGTCATCCTGCACTCCGTGTACCTGTGCTGTGTCAG GACGCTGGGGCTGCAGCGCCCGGCCTTAATCAGCATCTTCAGGgccttcctcctgctcttcctcgCTGGCCACATCTCCTACCTGAGCCTTGTACGCTTTGACTATGGCTACAACCTGGTGGCCAACGCTGCTGCTG GAATGCTGACCGCAATCTGGACACCCCCTCATCCCTGCATTCTGTTTTCCCAGAAATGCTAA
- the TCAP gene encoding LOW QUALITY PROTEIN: telethonin (The sequence of the model RefSeq protein was modified relative to this genomic sequence to represent the inferred CDS: deleted 4 bases in 4 codons): MVGPGVVGSSKGLLSARLGCQVQEEDVGRRETFSAEWLDLELRSRPEDGWCRREVDTQHRETLEQRGAVRVLEQRSPWGLLRVGVLGQPLTQHLLPYARTFPVPLFAPLRPPRSKGGNPRTLSRSLSHEAQRGLSVAEGPGKVGPAPKRQHRKAGAGGGGLPFTWDPTPAAGIVEAGGDEDPAGRGGSRPSGGLPAAPA; this comes from the exons ATGGTGGGCCCTGGCGTGGTG GGGAGCTCCAAGGGGCTGCTCTCGGCCCGCCTGGGCTGCCAAGTCCAAGAGGAGGATGTGGGGCGGAGAGAGACCTTCAGTGCTGAGTGGCTGGACCTAGAGCTCAGGTCCCGGCCCGAGGACGG GTGGTGCCGGCGGGAGGTG GACACGCAGCACCGGGAGACGCTGGAGCAGCGC GGGGCCGTGCGGGTGTTGGAGCAGCGCTCGCCCTGGGGGCTGCTGCGGGTGGGGGTC CTGGGACAGCCCCTGacccagcacctcctgccctaCGCCCGCACCTTCCCCGTGCCCCTCTTCGCCCCCCTCAGACCTCCGCGGAGCAAAGGGGGGAATCCCCGCACCCTCTCCCGCTCCCTCTCCCACGAGGCACAGCGGGGCCTGAGCGTGGCAGAGGGGCCGGGGAAGGTCGGG CCCGCCCCGAAgaggcagcacaggaaggcGGGGGCAGGTGGGGGTGGACTCCCATTCACCTGGGACCCCACCCCCGCTGCGGGCATCGTGGAGGCCGGTGGGGATGAGGACCCCGCGGGTCGGGGGGGCTCCCGCCCTTCGGGGGGGCTCCCGGCAGCTCCGGCGTGA